The following are encoded together in the Microtus pennsylvanicus isolate mMicPen1 chromosome 8, mMicPen1.hap1, whole genome shotgun sequence genome:
- the Serbp1 gene encoding SERPINE1 mRNA-binding protein 1 isoform X4: MPGHLQEGFGCVVTNRFDQLFDDESDPFEVLKAAENKKKEAGGGGVGGPGAKSAAQAAAQTNSNAAGKQLRKESQKDRKNPLPAIVGVADKKEETQPPVALKKEGIRRVGRRPDQQLQGEGKIIDRRPERRPPRERRFEKPLEERGEGGEFSVDRPIIERPIRGRGGLGRGRGGRGRGMGRGDGFDSRGKREFDRHSGSDRSGLKHEDKRGGSGSHNWGTVKDELTDLEQSNVTEETPEGEEHPVADTENKENEVEEVKEEGPKEMTLDEWKAIQNKDRAKVEFNIRKPNEGADGQWKKGFVLHKSKSEEAHAEDSVMDHHFRKPANDITSQLEINFGDLGRPGRGGRGGRGGRGRGGRPNRGSRTDKSSASAPDVDDPEAFPALA; the protein is encoded by the exons ATGCCTGGGCACCTACAGGAAGGCTTCGGCTGCGTGGTCACCAACCGATTCGACCAGCTATTTGACGACGAATCGGACCCTTTCGAGGTACTGAAGGCAgcagagaacaagaaaaaagaagccgGCGGGGGCGGCGTTGGGGGCCCCGGGGCCAAGAGCGCGGCTCAGGCCGCGGCCCAGACCAACTCTAACGCGGCGGGCAAACAGTTGCGGAAAGAGTCCCAGAAAGACCGCAAGAACCCGCTGCCCGCCATCGTCGGCGTGGCCGACAAAAAGGAGGAGACGCAGCCGCCGGTGGCGCTTAAGAAAGAAG GAATAAGGCGAGTTGGAAGAAGACCTGATCAACAACTTCAGGGCGAAGGGAAAATAATTGATAGGAGACCAGAAAGGCGACCACCTCGGGAAAGAAGATTTGAAAAACCCCTTGAAGAAAGGGGTGAAGGAGGTGAATTTTCAGTTGATAG acCGATTATTGAAAGGCCTATTCGAGGCCGAGGTGGTCTTGGAAGGGGTCGAGGAGGCCGAGGACGTGGAATGGGCCGAGGCGATGGATTTGATTCTCGTGGCAAACGTGAATTTGATAGGCATAGTGGAAGTGATAGATC TGGCCTGAAGCATGAGGACAAGCGTGGAGGTAGCGGATCTCACAACTGGGGAACTGTCAAAGATGAATTAAC TGATTTGGAGCAATCAAATGTGACTGAGGAAACACCTGAAGGTGAAGAGCACCCAGTGGCAGACACTGAAAATAA GGAGAATGAAGTTGAAGAGGTTAAGGAAGAGGGTCCAAAAGAGATGACTTTGGATGAATGGAAAGCTATTCAAAATAAAGACCGAGCAAAAGTAGAATTTAATATCAGAAAACCAAATGAAGGTGCTGATGGACAATGGAAAAAGGGATTTGTTCTGCATAAATCAAAAAGTGAAGAG GCTCATGCTGAAGATTCGGTTATGGATCATCATTTCCGGAAGCCAGCAAATGATATAACGTCTCAACTGGAGATCAATTTTGGAGACCTAGGCCGCCCAGGACGTGGTGGCAGGGGAGGACGTGGTGGACGTGGGCGTGGTGGACGTCCAAACCGTGGCAGCAGGACTGATAAG TCAAGTGCTTCTGCTCCTGATGTAGATGACCCAGAGGCATTCCCAGCTCTGGCCTAA
- the Serbp1 gene encoding SERPINE1 mRNA-binding protein 1 isoform X1 produces MPGHLQEGFGCVVTNRFDQLFDDESDPFEVLKAAENKKKEAGGGGVGGPGAKSAAQAAAQTNSNAAGKQLRKESQKDRKNPLPAIVGVADKKEETQPPVALKKEGIRRVGRRPDQQLQGEGKIIDRRPERRPPRERRFEKPLEERGEGGEFSVDRPIIERPIRGRGGLGRGRGGRGRGMGRGDGFDSRGKREFDRHSGSDRSSFSHYSGLKHEDKRGGSGSHNWGTVKDELTESPKYIQKQISYNCSDLEQSNVTEETPEGEEHPVADTENKENEVEEVKEEGPKEMTLDEWKAIQNKDRAKVEFNIRKPNEGADGQWKKGFVLHKSKSEEAHAEDSVMDHHFRKPANDITSQLEINFGDLGRPGRGGRGGRGGRGRGGRPNRGSRTDKSSASAPDVDDPEAFPALA; encoded by the exons ATGCCTGGGCACCTACAGGAAGGCTTCGGCTGCGTGGTCACCAACCGATTCGACCAGCTATTTGACGACGAATCGGACCCTTTCGAGGTACTGAAGGCAgcagagaacaagaaaaaagaagccgGCGGGGGCGGCGTTGGGGGCCCCGGGGCCAAGAGCGCGGCTCAGGCCGCGGCCCAGACCAACTCTAACGCGGCGGGCAAACAGTTGCGGAAAGAGTCCCAGAAAGACCGCAAGAACCCGCTGCCCGCCATCGTCGGCGTGGCCGACAAAAAGGAGGAGACGCAGCCGCCGGTGGCGCTTAAGAAAGAAG GAATAAGGCGAGTTGGAAGAAGACCTGATCAACAACTTCAGGGCGAAGGGAAAATAATTGATAGGAGACCAGAAAGGCGACCACCTCGGGAAAGAAGATTTGAAAAACCCCTTGAAGAAAGGGGTGAAGGAGGTGAATTTTCAGTTGATAG acCGATTATTGAAAGGCCTATTCGAGGCCGAGGTGGTCTTGGAAGGGGTCGAGGAGGCCGAGGACGTGGAATGGGCCGAGGCGATGGATTTGATTCTCGTGGCAAACGTGAATTTGATAGGCATAGTGGAAGTGATAGATC TTCTTTTTCGCATTACAGTGGCCTGAAGCATGAGGACAAGCGTGGAGGTAGCGGATCTCACAACTGGGGAACTGTCAAAGATGAATTAAC agAGTCTCCCAAATACATTCAGAAACAAATATCTTATAATTGCAGTGATTTGGAGCAATCAAATGTGACTGAGGAAACACCTGAAGGTGAAGAGCACCCAGTGGCAGACACTGAAAATAA GGAGAATGAAGTTGAAGAGGTTAAGGAAGAGGGTCCAAAAGAGATGACTTTGGATGAATGGAAAGCTATTCAAAATAAAGACCGAGCAAAAGTAGAATTTAATATCAGAAAACCAAATGAAGGTGCTGATGGACAATGGAAAAAGGGATTTGTTCTGCATAAATCAAAAAGTGAAGAG GCTCATGCTGAAGATTCGGTTATGGATCATCATTTCCGGAAGCCAGCAAATGATATAACGTCTCAACTGGAGATCAATTTTGGAGACCTAGGCCGCCCAGGACGTGGTGGCAGGGGAGGACGTGGTGGACGTGGGCGTGGTGGACGTCCAAACCGTGGCAGCAGGACTGATAAG TCAAGTGCTTCTGCTCCTGATGTAGATGACCCAGAGGCATTCCCAGCTCTGGCCTAA
- the Serbp1 gene encoding SERPINE1 mRNA-binding protein 1 isoform X3, which translates to MPGHLQEGFGCVVTNRFDQLFDDESDPFEVLKAAENKKKEAGGGGVGGPGAKSAAQAAAQTNSNAAGKQLRKESQKDRKNPLPAIVGVADKKEETQPPVALKKEGIRRVGRRPDQQLQGEGKIIDRRPERRPPRERRFEKPLEERGEGGEFSVDRPIIERPIRGRGGLGRGRGGRGRGMGRGDGFDSRGKREFDRHSGSDRSSFSHYSGLKHEDKRGGSGSHNWGTVKDELTDLEQSNVTEETPEGEEHPVADTENKENEVEEVKEEGPKEMTLDEWKAIQNKDRAKVEFNIRKPNEGADGQWKKGFVLHKSKSEEAHAEDSVMDHHFRKPANDITSQLEINFGDLGRPGRGGRGGRGGRGRGGRPNRGSRTDKSSASAPDVDDPEAFPALA; encoded by the exons ATGCCTGGGCACCTACAGGAAGGCTTCGGCTGCGTGGTCACCAACCGATTCGACCAGCTATTTGACGACGAATCGGACCCTTTCGAGGTACTGAAGGCAgcagagaacaagaaaaaagaagccgGCGGGGGCGGCGTTGGGGGCCCCGGGGCCAAGAGCGCGGCTCAGGCCGCGGCCCAGACCAACTCTAACGCGGCGGGCAAACAGTTGCGGAAAGAGTCCCAGAAAGACCGCAAGAACCCGCTGCCCGCCATCGTCGGCGTGGCCGACAAAAAGGAGGAGACGCAGCCGCCGGTGGCGCTTAAGAAAGAAG GAATAAGGCGAGTTGGAAGAAGACCTGATCAACAACTTCAGGGCGAAGGGAAAATAATTGATAGGAGACCAGAAAGGCGACCACCTCGGGAAAGAAGATTTGAAAAACCCCTTGAAGAAAGGGGTGAAGGAGGTGAATTTTCAGTTGATAG acCGATTATTGAAAGGCCTATTCGAGGCCGAGGTGGTCTTGGAAGGGGTCGAGGAGGCCGAGGACGTGGAATGGGCCGAGGCGATGGATTTGATTCTCGTGGCAAACGTGAATTTGATAGGCATAGTGGAAGTGATAGATC TTCTTTTTCGCATTACAGTGGCCTGAAGCATGAGGACAAGCGTGGAGGTAGCGGATCTCACAACTGGGGAACTGTCAAAGATGAATTAAC TGATTTGGAGCAATCAAATGTGACTGAGGAAACACCTGAAGGTGAAGAGCACCCAGTGGCAGACACTGAAAATAA GGAGAATGAAGTTGAAGAGGTTAAGGAAGAGGGTCCAAAAGAGATGACTTTGGATGAATGGAAAGCTATTCAAAATAAAGACCGAGCAAAAGTAGAATTTAATATCAGAAAACCAAATGAAGGTGCTGATGGACAATGGAAAAAGGGATTTGTTCTGCATAAATCAAAAAGTGAAGAG GCTCATGCTGAAGATTCGGTTATGGATCATCATTTCCGGAAGCCAGCAAATGATATAACGTCTCAACTGGAGATCAATTTTGGAGACCTAGGCCGCCCAGGACGTGGTGGCAGGGGAGGACGTGGTGGACGTGGGCGTGGTGGACGTCCAAACCGTGGCAGCAGGACTGATAAG TCAAGTGCTTCTGCTCCTGATGTAGATGACCCAGAGGCATTCCCAGCTCTGGCCTAA
- the Serbp1 gene encoding SERPINE1 mRNA-binding protein 1 isoform X2: MPGHLQEGFGCVVTNRFDQLFDDESDPFEVLKAAENKKKEAGGGGVGGPGAKSAAQAAAQTNSNAAGKQLRKESQKDRKNPLPAIVGVADKKEETQPPVALKKEGIRRVGRRPDQQLQGEGKIIDRRPERRPPRERRFEKPLEERGEGGEFSVDRPIIERPIRGRGGLGRGRGGRGRGMGRGDGFDSRGKREFDRHSGSDRSGLKHEDKRGGSGSHNWGTVKDELTESPKYIQKQISYNCSDLEQSNVTEETPEGEEHPVADTENKENEVEEVKEEGPKEMTLDEWKAIQNKDRAKVEFNIRKPNEGADGQWKKGFVLHKSKSEEAHAEDSVMDHHFRKPANDITSQLEINFGDLGRPGRGGRGGRGGRGRGGRPNRGSRTDKSSASAPDVDDPEAFPALA; encoded by the exons ATGCCTGGGCACCTACAGGAAGGCTTCGGCTGCGTGGTCACCAACCGATTCGACCAGCTATTTGACGACGAATCGGACCCTTTCGAGGTACTGAAGGCAgcagagaacaagaaaaaagaagccgGCGGGGGCGGCGTTGGGGGCCCCGGGGCCAAGAGCGCGGCTCAGGCCGCGGCCCAGACCAACTCTAACGCGGCGGGCAAACAGTTGCGGAAAGAGTCCCAGAAAGACCGCAAGAACCCGCTGCCCGCCATCGTCGGCGTGGCCGACAAAAAGGAGGAGACGCAGCCGCCGGTGGCGCTTAAGAAAGAAG GAATAAGGCGAGTTGGAAGAAGACCTGATCAACAACTTCAGGGCGAAGGGAAAATAATTGATAGGAGACCAGAAAGGCGACCACCTCGGGAAAGAAGATTTGAAAAACCCCTTGAAGAAAGGGGTGAAGGAGGTGAATTTTCAGTTGATAG acCGATTATTGAAAGGCCTATTCGAGGCCGAGGTGGTCTTGGAAGGGGTCGAGGAGGCCGAGGACGTGGAATGGGCCGAGGCGATGGATTTGATTCTCGTGGCAAACGTGAATTTGATAGGCATAGTGGAAGTGATAGATC TGGCCTGAAGCATGAGGACAAGCGTGGAGGTAGCGGATCTCACAACTGGGGAACTGTCAAAGATGAATTAAC agAGTCTCCCAAATACATTCAGAAACAAATATCTTATAATTGCAGTGATTTGGAGCAATCAAATGTGACTGAGGAAACACCTGAAGGTGAAGAGCACCCAGTGGCAGACACTGAAAATAA GGAGAATGAAGTTGAAGAGGTTAAGGAAGAGGGTCCAAAAGAGATGACTTTGGATGAATGGAAAGCTATTCAAAATAAAGACCGAGCAAAAGTAGAATTTAATATCAGAAAACCAAATGAAGGTGCTGATGGACAATGGAAAAAGGGATTTGTTCTGCATAAATCAAAAAGTGAAGAG GCTCATGCTGAAGATTCGGTTATGGATCATCATTTCCGGAAGCCAGCAAATGATATAACGTCTCAACTGGAGATCAATTTTGGAGACCTAGGCCGCCCAGGACGTGGTGGCAGGGGAGGACGTGGTGGACGTGGGCGTGGTGGACGTCCAAACCGTGGCAGCAGGACTGATAAG TCAAGTGCTTCTGCTCCTGATGTAGATGACCCAGAGGCATTCCCAGCTCTGGCCTAA